A genomic segment from Streptomyces antibioticus encodes:
- a CDS encoding PucR family transcriptional regulator, whose amino-acid sequence MTVVHGPEQVTAVLRDMAGDPDVCGELVRVARSRSPELSRLTEEATRSHVTAMIRAAGPWFAALERSGSVEEQDFTAALLLGADRAVQGVPMTAVLQGVQAALARAAELAVDRCRSAGVADAVLLSVVLRLQEYGNAVERHVINGYRAAEHDSPRALDAVRTRLLRQALLGEVPPRAEELARAGVRADAAGHHRCLAALPGGRPALRSPHVVTALIDGRLAGLCPRPPSADEIDAGAVVVIAPAAPLPELPALYRLCARAAALGLERGLRGLYDVTDLAGRIALSEQPLLASLVSRRLLGALDPGNDFHRQLARTALTFLDNGRRLDQTAAALFTHPNTVRYRLGRLRQITSASLTDGDTGPLDTLHWWWALTSWLHADGTPPPV is encoded by the coding sequence ATGACGGTCGTTCACGGCCCGGAGCAGGTCACCGCGGTCCTGCGGGACATGGCCGGCGACCCGGACGTGTGCGGGGAACTGGTCCGGGTGGCCCGCAGCCGCTCCCCGGAACTGTCCCGGCTCACCGAGGAGGCGACCCGCTCGCACGTCACGGCGATGATCCGGGCGGCGGGACCCTGGTTCGCCGCGCTGGAGCGGTCGGGTTCGGTCGAGGAACAGGACTTCACCGCCGCGCTGCTGCTGGGCGCCGACCGGGCCGTGCAGGGCGTGCCGATGACCGCCGTCCTGCAAGGGGTGCAGGCGGCGCTCGCCCGGGCGGCCGAACTGGCGGTGGACCGCTGCCGGTCGGCAGGCGTGGCGGACGCCGTCCTGCTCTCCGTGGTGCTGCGGCTCCAGGAGTACGGCAACGCGGTCGAACGCCATGTGATCAACGGCTACCGCGCGGCCGAGCACGACTCCCCACGCGCCCTGGACGCCGTACGGACGCGGCTGCTGCGTCAGGCACTGCTGGGGGAAGTGCCGCCGCGGGCCGAGGAGTTGGCGCGGGCCGGGGTGCGGGCGGACGCCGCGGGACACCACCGCTGTCTCGCCGCGCTGCCGGGCGGGCGGCCGGCGCTGCGGTCGCCGCACGTGGTCACGGCGCTGATCGACGGCCGTCTCGCCGGACTGTGCCCGCGGCCGCCCTCGGCCGACGAGATCGACGCCGGGGCCGTGGTGGTGATCGCGCCCGCCGCTCCGCTGCCCGAACTGCCCGCGCTGTACCGGCTGTGCGCGCGTGCGGCCGCGCTGGGCCTGGAGCGGGGGCTGCGCGGGCTGTACGACGTCACGGACCTGGCCGGCCGGATCGCCCTGTCCGAACAGCCGTTACTGGCCTCGCTGGTGAGCCGTCGGCTGCTCGGCGCCCTGGATCCGGGCAACGACTTCCACCGCCAACTCGCGCGCACCGCGCTGACGTTCCTCGACAACGGCCGTCGGCTCGACCAGACGGCGGCGGCGCTGTTCACCCACCCCAACACCGTGCGTTACCGGCTGGGGCGGCTCCGGCAGATCACCTCGGCGTCCCTCACCGACGGCGACACCGGTCCGCTGGACACCCTGCACTGGTGGTGGGCGCTCACCTCCTGGCTGCACGCGGACGGCACCCCGCCCCCCGTCTGA
- a CDS encoding FAD-binding dehydrogenase codes for MDHPDAASGVTRRHALTVTGGVLAGATLAAHAFPAFGAESQQADAIVVGHGLAGLVATAELAAAGRKVLLLDQEPEASLGGQAFWSFGGLFFVNSDEQRLMGVKDTYDLAWQDWQGTAGFDRGVDDPSGQDYWASRWAKAYVEFASGEKRSWLSGLGVQWFPIVGWAERGGGLATGHGNSVPRFHVTWGTGPAVVEPFEKKVRAAVAAGKVTFKFRHRVDEIVTTGGVVTGVRGAILEPSSAARGKPSSRTVVGDFELRAPVVVVTSGGIGANHDLVRQNWPARMGTPPKFMVTGVPAHVDGRMLAITERAGGRIVNPDRMWHYTEGLRNYDPIWPGHGIRILPGPSSMWFDAKGKRFDTPDIPGYDTLHTLKTITESGYDYSWFVTTQKIIAKEFALSGSEQNPDLTNKNVWQLLSRIWQTPEPIEKFKNKGEDFVVATTLTDLVAGMNRLTGTHLIDLADLKRQIEARDREIENPYTKDVQVMGIRNALSYTGDSLSRTASAHRILDSSAGPLIAVRLNVLTRKTLGGLQTDLSGRVLDRSGNPVPGLYAAGEVAGFGGGGVHGYRSLEGTFLGGCLFSGRQAGRAAAAATAT; via the coding sequence ATGGACCACCCCGACGCCGCCTCCGGTGTCACGCGCCGCCACGCCCTGACCGTGACCGGCGGAGTCCTCGCGGGCGCGACCCTCGCCGCCCACGCCTTCCCCGCCTTCGGCGCCGAGTCGCAGCAGGCCGACGCGATCGTCGTCGGCCACGGACTCGCCGGCCTGGTCGCCACCGCCGAACTCGCCGCCGCCGGCCGCAAGGTGCTGCTCCTCGACCAGGAGCCCGAGGCGAGCCTCGGCGGCCAGGCGTTCTGGTCCTTCGGCGGGCTGTTCTTCGTCAACTCCGACGAACAGCGCCTGATGGGCGTCAAGGACACCTACGACCTGGCCTGGCAGGACTGGCAGGGCACGGCCGGCTTCGACCGGGGCGTCGACGACCCGTCCGGCCAGGACTACTGGGCGAGCCGCTGGGCCAAGGCGTACGTGGAGTTCGCGTCCGGCGAGAAGCGGTCCTGGCTCTCCGGACTCGGCGTGCAGTGGTTCCCGATCGTCGGCTGGGCGGAGCGCGGCGGCGGCCTCGCCACCGGGCACGGCAACTCGGTGCCCCGCTTCCACGTCACCTGGGGGACCGGCCCCGCCGTCGTCGAACCGTTCGAGAAGAAGGTGCGCGCCGCGGTCGCCGCGGGCAAGGTCACCTTCAAGTTCCGGCACCGCGTGGACGAGATCGTCACCACCGGCGGAGTCGTCACCGGCGTACGCGGCGCGATCCTGGAGCCCAGCAGCGCCGCCCGCGGCAAGCCCAGCTCTCGCACGGTCGTCGGCGACTTCGAACTGCGCGCCCCGGTCGTCGTGGTCACCTCCGGCGGCATCGGCGCCAACCACGACCTCGTCCGCCAGAACTGGCCCGCCCGCATGGGCACCCCGCCCAAGTTCATGGTCACCGGAGTGCCCGCGCACGTCGACGGCCGGATGCTCGCCATCACCGAGCGGGCGGGGGGCCGGATCGTCAACCCGGACCGCATGTGGCACTACACCGAGGGCCTCAGGAACTACGACCCGATCTGGCCCGGCCACGGCATCCGCATCCTCCCCGGCCCCTCCTCGATGTGGTTCGACGCGAAGGGCAAGCGGTTCGACACCCCCGACATCCCGGGCTACGACACCCTGCACACCCTGAAGACCATCACCGAATCCGGCTACGACTACTCCTGGTTCGTCACCACCCAGAAGATCATCGCCAAGGAGTTCGCGCTCTCCGGATCCGAGCAGAACCCGGACCTCACCAACAAGAACGTCTGGCAGCTCCTGTCCCGGATCTGGCAGACCCCGGAGCCGATCGAGAAGTTCAAGAACAAGGGGGAGGACTTCGTCGTCGCGACCACCCTCACCGACCTCGTCGCCGGCATGAACAGGCTCACCGGCACGCACCTCATCGACCTGGCCGACCTCAAACGGCAGATCGAGGCCCGCGACCGCGAGATCGAGAACCCCTACACCAAGGACGTCCAGGTCATGGGCATCCGCAACGCCCTCTCCTACACCGGCGACTCGCTCAGCCGCACCGCCTCCGCCCACCGCATCCTGGACTCCAGCGCCGGGCCCCTGATCGCCGTACGGCTCAACGTGCTCACCCGCAAGACCCTCGGCGGTCTCCAGACCGACCTCTCCGGCCGCGTCCTGGACAGATCCGGGAACCCCGTGCCCGGCCTGTACGCGGCCGGGGAGGTCGCCGGCTTCGGCGGCGGCGGAGTGCACGGCTACCGGTCCCTGGAAGGCACGTTCCTCGGCGGCTGCCTGTTCTCCGGACGCCAGGCGGGCCGCGCCGCGGCGGCGGCGACCGCGACCTGA